One genomic segment of Rhinolophus sinicus isolate RSC01 linkage group LG11, ASM3656204v1, whole genome shotgun sequence includes these proteins:
- the RARRES2 gene encoding retinoic acid receptor responder protein 2 has translation MWRPLLLLALWLGTVGVGRAQLTAAQHQGLQVALEEFHKHPRVQWAFQKTSMDSAMDTSFPAGTFVRLEFKLQQTNCGKKDWKKADCKVKSNGRKRKCLACIKLDPESKVLGRMVHCPIEVQAQLEPKEAQEAQCSKVQRIGEDPQSYYFPGQFAFIRGNA, from the exons ATGTGGAGGCCGCTGCTCCTGCTGGCCCTGTGGCTGGGCACAGTGGGCGTGGGCAGGGCTCAGCTCACAGCCGCCCAGCACCAGGGCCTACAGGTGGCCCTGGAGGAATTCCATAAGCACCCGCGTGTGCAGTGGGCCTTCCAGAAGACCAGTATGGACAGCGCCATGGACACG TCCTTCCCGGCGGGGACATTTGTGAGGCTGGAATTCAAGCTCCAGCAGACAAACTGCGGGAAGAAGGACTGGAAGAAAGCGGACTGCAAAGTCAAGTCCAACGGG AGGAAGCGGAAGTGCCTGGCCTGCATCAAGCTGGACCCGGAGTCTAAAGTCCTGGGCCGGATGGTCCACTGCCCCATAGAGGTGCAGGCTCAACTG GAGCCCAAGGAGGCCCAGGAGGCCCAGTGCAGCAAGGTGCAGCGGATTGGTGAGGACCCCCAAAGCTACTACTTCCCAGGACAATTTGCCTTCATAAGGGGGAATGCCTGA
- the LRRC61 gene encoding leucine-rich repeat-containing protein 61 yields MEPQAEKPGEADGVRVTPQLLKSCSGEFALDSILLLKLRGLGLVDLGCLGACLGLEWLDLSGNALTQLGPLASLRQLAVLNVANNRLTGLEPLAACENLQNLNAAGNLLATPGQLQCLAGLRSLEHLRLRDPLARLSNPLCASPSYGAVVRELLPGLKVIDGERVTGRGSEFYQLCRDLDSSLRPSSSPGPSVAEAQPWVEPGYWETWPTRSSSILQEACRQFQDTLQECHELDRQAQDSLAQAQQALSSAGTASSFVF; encoded by the coding sequence ATGGAGCCACAGGCTGAGAAGCCAGGAGAGGCTGATGGGGTGCGTGTCACACCCCAGCTGCTTAAGTCATGCTCGGGTGAGTTCGCCCTGGACTCCATCCTGCTGCTGAAGCTGCGAGGCTTGGGGCTAGTGGACCTGGGCTGCCTGGGGGCGTGCCTGGGCCTCGAGTGGCTGGACCTGTCGGGCAACGCGCTCACCCAGCTGGGCCCCCTGGCCTCCTTGCGCCAGCTGGCCGTGCTCAATGTCGCCAACAATCGTCTGACAGGACTGGAGCCGCTGGCCGCCTGCGAGAACCTGCAGAATCTCAATGCAGCGGGCAACCTGCTGGCCACCCCTGGCCAGCTGCAGTGTCTGGCCGGACTGCGGAGCCTCGAGCACCTGCGGCTCCGGGACCCTTTGGCCCGGCTCAGCAACCCGCTCTGTGCCAGCCCCTCCTACGGGGCCGTGGTCCGAGAGCTGCTGCCCGGCCTGAAGGTCATCGATGGGGAGCGTGTGACTGGGCGTGGCAGTGAGTTCTACCAGCTGTGTCGGGACCTGGACAGCTCCCTGCGGCCCAGCTCTAGCCCAGGCCCCAGCGTGGCTGAGGCCCAGCCCTGGGTGGAGCCAGGGTACTGGGAGACCTGGCCCACGCGGAGCAGCTCCATCCTGCAGGAGGCCTGCCGGCAGTTCCAGGACACACTGCAGGAGTGCCACGAGCTGGACCGCCAGGCCCAGGACAGCCTGGCACAGGCCCAGCAGGCGCTCAGCTCTGCAGGCACCGCCTCATCTTTTGTCTTTTGA